A genome region from Arachis duranensis cultivar V14167 chromosome 6, aradu.V14167.gnm2.J7QH, whole genome shotgun sequence includes the following:
- the LOC107495762 gene encoding long chain base biosynthesis protein 1 has protein sequence MAEAFMNFVNTTLDWVTGALDMPSARAQVFGFQIGGHLFIEVFLLVVILFLLSQKSYKPPKRPLTNKEIDELCDEWVPEPLIPSLNEEPYAPPVLESAAGPHTVINGKEVVNFSSANYLGLIGHKKLLDSCSSALDKYGVGSCGPRGFYGTIDVHLDFEARIAKFLGTPDSILYPFGFSTMFSAIPAFSKKGDIIVADEGVHWAIQNGLYLSRSTVVYFKHNDMKSLRETLENITSKNKRVDKLRRYIVVEAVYQNSGQIAPLDEIIKLKEKYKFRVLLDESNSFGVLGKSGRGLTEYSGVPIEKLDIVTADMGHALAAEGGFCTGSTRVIDHQRLSSSGYVFSASLPPYLASAAITAIDILEENPELLSKLKNNISVLWKELSKVPGLKITSNKESPIVYLRLEKSTGSQKDDLCLLEKIAQRVLEEDSVFVVVSHRSTLDKCRLPVGIRLFVSAGHSEYDLRRASESLKRVSEQVLGGHD, from the exons ATGGCTGAAGCTTTTATGAATTTCGTGAACACCACGTTGGACTGGGTGACTGGTGCTTTAGATATGCCTTCTGCAAGAGCTCAGGTGTTTGGATTCCAAATCGGTG GGCACTTGTTTATCGAGGTTTTTCTCCTTGTGGTCATCCTTTTCTTGCTTTCCCAAAAAAGTTACAAGCCTCCTAAACGACCCTTAACAAACAAG GAAATTGACGAGTTATGTGATGAATGGGTTCCTGAGCCACTTATTCCTTCTCTTAACGAAGAGCCGTATGCACCACCAGTGCTTGAGAG TGCTGCTGGGCCTCATACTGTAATTAATGGGAAAGAAGTTGTCAATTTTTCTTCAGCAAACTATCTTGGGTTGATAGGCCACAAAAAGTTACTT GATTCATGTTCTTCTGCTTTAGATAAATATGGTGTTGGTTCTTGTGGTCCCCGAGGATTTTATGGAACAATTG ATGTCCACCTTGATTTTGAAGCAAGGATAGCAAAGTTTTTGGGAACCCCTGATTCAATTCTCTACCCTTTTGGTTTTTCCACCATGTTCAGCGCTATTCCTGCTTTTTCCAAAAAAGGAGATATAATTGTGGC TGATGAAGGAGTTCACTGGGCAATACAGAATGGCCTTTATCTTTCTAGAAGCACAGTGGTGTATTTTAAGCATAATGACATGAAATCTTTAAGAGAAACTCTAGAGAACATCACTTCCAAAAATAAGCGGGTTGACAAACTGAGGCGTtatattgttgttgaagccgTCTACCAG AATTCTGGTCAAATTGCACCCTTAGATGAGATCATTAAACTGAAGGAAAAATACAAGTTCCGTGTTTTGCTGGATGAGAGCAACTCATTTGGTGTGCTTGGAAAATCTGGAAGAGGTCTCACTGAATACTCTGGAGTACCT ATTGAGAAGTTAGATATTGTAACGGCTGATATGGGTCATGCATTGGCTGCAGAGGGAGGATTCTGCACTGGAAGTACAAGAGTTATAGATCACCAA CGATTGAGTAGCTCTGGCTATGTCTTTTCTGCTTCTTTGCCTCCATATCTTGCAAGTGCTGCAATTACAGCTATTGACATTCTGGAGGAAAATCCCGAGCTGTTATCAAAGCTTAAGAACAACATATCTGTGCTATGGAAAG AATTGTCAAAAGTACCAGGTTTGAAAATTACAAGTAATAAGGAGTCACCAATTGTTTATTTGAGGTTAGAGAAGTCAACAGGTTCGCAGAAAGATGACCTATGTCTACTTGAAAAAATTGCTCAGCGg GTTTTGGAGGAAGATTCTGTATTTGTGGTGGTCTCTCACAGATCAACATTGGACAAGTGCCGTTTACCTGTGGGAATAAGATTGTTTGTTTCTGCAGGGCATTCAGAATACGATCTTCGGAGGGCATCTGAATCATTGAAAAGGGTTTCAGAACAAGTCCTAGGTGGTCATGATTGA
- the LOC107495848 gene encoding probable ribosome biogenesis protein RLP24: protein MRLEKCWFCSSTVYPGHGIQFVRNDAKIFRFCRSKCHKNFKMKRNPRKVKWTKAYRRVHGKDMTQDSTFEFERKRNRPERYDRNLAENVLKAIPKIEKIRVTREERHHKNRMKGKKRKIQKEATRELEQGISLVKAPLALQKDPSLTLPQKIKVSVSQQQSEDNNAMEE, encoded by the exons ATGAGATTGGAAAAGTGCTGGTTTTGTTCTTCAACCGTGTACCCTGGACATGGAATCCAGTTTGTTCGTAATGATGCAAAG ATTTTCCGATTTTGTAGATCTAAATGCCACAAGAACTTCAAAATGAAGAGGAATCCTCGGAAAGTAAAATGGACCAAGGCGTATAGGCGGGTGCATGGAAAGGATATGACTCAG GATTCAACCTTTGAGTTTGAGAGAAAGCGAAACAGGCCAGAGAGATATGACAGGAATCTTGCGGAGAACGTCCTCAAGGCCATTCCAaagattgaaaagataagagtCACCAGGGAGGAGAGGCACCATAAGAATAG aatgaagggcaagaaaagaaagatacaGAAGGAGGCAACAAGGGAGTTGGAGCAGGGCATCAGTTTGGTCAAAGCTCCTTTGGCCCTTCAGAAGGACCCATCTCTTACATTACCACAAAAGATCAAAGTCTCTGTTTCTCAACAGCAATCAGAGGACAACAATGCGATGGAGGAATGA